The proteins below come from a single Methanolobus chelungpuianus genomic window:
- a CDS encoding V-type ATP synthase subunit F, with protein MELAVVGRSEFVTGFRLAGVRKIYEVNDGELEAAVHRILEDEEVGILVMHGDDLNKLPEMLRNTINDSVEPTIVTLGGSAQSSNLREKIKQSVGVDLWK; from the coding sequence ATGGAATTAGCAGTGGTTGGGCGCAGCGAGTTCGTGACAGGGTTCAGGCTCGCAGGTGTCAGAAAAATATATGAAGTTAATGATGGCGAACTTGAAGCTGCCGTGCACAGGATACTTGAGGATGAGGAAGTAGGTATTCTTGTAATGCATGGCGATGATCTCAATAAACTACCGGAGATGCTAAGAAACACTATCAATGACTCTGTTGAGCCAACAATTGTGACTCTTGGAGGTAGTGCGCAAAGTTCGAACCTAAGGGAAAAAATAAAACAATCGGTAGGTGTTGATCTGTGGAAATGA
- a CDS encoding ATP synthase subunit A, with protein MEMKGEIYRVAGPVVTIRGIKPKMYDVVQVGHEGLMGEVIRIEGDKATVQVYEDTAGIRPGEPVVNTGMSLSVELGPGLLESIYDGIQRPLMVLQEKMGDFIQRGVTANGLSREKVWEFRPTAKKGDSVKGGDVIGLVQETENIEHKIMVPPTISGTISEIKAGKFKVDEIICVLENGTQMSMMQKWPVRKPRPVGKKLMPNRPLITGQRILDGLFPVAKGGTAAIPGPFGSGKTVTQQQLAKWSDTDIVVYIGCGERGNEMADVLNEFPELQDPKTGRPLMERTVLIANTSNMPVAAREASVYTGITIAEYYRDMGYDVSLMADSTSRWAEAMREISSRLEEMPGEEGYPAYLSARLSEFYERAGYVRTLEGQEGSITVIGAVSPPGGDFSEPVTQNTLRIVKVFWALDAKLAQRRHFPSINWLTSYSLYTQGLSDWFGENVAPDWVTLRDNAMDLLQQEAELQEIVQLVGSDALPENQQLVLEICRMLREYFLQQNAFHPVDTYCPFDKQYKLLKAISKYGEMATAALEAGVPMKDILSLESKDELAKVKFEENFQGALDAVLTKMDKEFAQLGGK; from the coding sequence GTGGAAATGAAAGGTGAAATTTATCGCGTGGCAGGTCCTGTCGTCACTATCAGGGGCATCAAGCCTAAAATGTACGATGTGGTCCAGGTTGGTCACGAAGGATTAATGGGTGAAGTGATCAGGATAGAAGGTGACAAGGCCACTGTCCAGGTATACGAGGATACAGCCGGTATCAGGCCGGGAGAGCCTGTAGTGAACACTGGCATGTCCCTCTCAGTAGAACTTGGCCCCGGATTATTGGAAAGTATTTATGACGGTATCCAGAGACCTTTGATGGTCCTGCAGGAAAAGATGGGTGACTTCATCCAGAGAGGAGTCACTGCAAACGGACTCAGCCGCGAGAAAGTGTGGGAGTTCAGGCCAACTGCAAAGAAGGGTGATTCCGTAAAGGGCGGAGATGTAATTGGTCTTGTGCAGGAAACCGAGAATATCGAGCACAAGATCATGGTCCCACCAACAATCTCGGGAACTATCTCCGAGATCAAGGCAGGCAAATTCAAGGTCGATGAAATTATATGTGTTCTTGAGAACGGCACGCAGATGTCAATGATGCAGAAGTGGCCTGTCAGGAAGCCACGTCCTGTAGGCAAGAAGCTTATGCCGAACAGGCCCCTTATTACCGGTCAGAGGATCCTTGACGGTCTGTTCCCGGTTGCAAAGGGCGGTACTGCAGCTATCCCCGGTCCCTTCGGCTCCGGTAAGACAGTTACCCAGCAGCAGCTTGCAAAGTGGAGTGACACTGACATTGTGGTCTACATCGGATGCGGCGAACGTGGAAACGAGATGGCCGATGTGCTTAACGAGTTCCCCGAGCTCCAGGACCCAAAGACAGGACGCCCGCTCATGGAACGTACAGTGCTTATCGCCAACACCTCAAACATGCCTGTGGCAGCCCGTGAGGCTTCTGTTTATACAGGTATAACCATTGCGGAATACTACCGTGACATGGGATACGATGTGTCACTCATGGCAGACTCCACTTCCAGGTGGGCAGAGGCAATGAGAGAGATCTCATCAAGGCTTGAAGAGATGCCTGGTGAGGAAGGTTACCCTGCATACCTGTCAGCAAGACTTTCCGAGTTCTATGAGAGAGCAGGATACGTACGCACTCTCGAAGGTCAGGAAGGCTCTATCACCGTTATCGGTGCAGTATCACCGCCCGGCGGAGACTTTTCCGAGCCTGTCACACAGAACACCCTTCGTATCGTGAAGGTTTTCTGGGCCCTGGATGCAAAGCTTGCACAGAGGAGGCACTTCCCGTCCATTAACTGGCTGACGAGTTACAGCCTGTACACACAGGGACTCTCCGACTGGTTCGGTGAGAATGTGGCACCCGACTGGGTAACCCTCAGGGACAATGCAATGGACCTTCTCCAGCAGGAAGCAGAACTCCAGGAGATCGTGCAGCTGGTCGGTTCCGACGCTCTGCCTGAAAACCAGCAGCTTGTGCTCGAGATCTGCCGTATGCTCAGGGAATACTTCCTGCAGCAGAACGCTTTCCACCCTGTGGACACATACTGCCCCTTCGACAAGCAGTACAAGTTACTGAAAGCAATCTCCAAGTACGGTGAGATGGCAACAGCTGCACTTGAAGCAGGCGTCCCGATGAAGGACATCCTGTCCCTCGAGTCAAAGGATGAACTTGCGAAGGTAAAGTTCGAAGAGAACTTCCAGGGTGCACTTGACGCTGTCCTTACCAAGATGGATAAGGAATTCGCGCAGCTTGGAGGTAAGTAA
- a CDS encoding V-type ATP synthase subunit C has product MRLLQKFKRGSSSDAKGHTNYAYTVSRVRAMKSKLLPKETYPRLMNMSIDEITRFIGESGYKEDVDELAMKYDGVDLIEHALNRNLSVTFRKLLNISEGEVNFLIAEYLKEYDIWNVKTILRGKYCRASTEEILEALVAGGTLTYTFLSGLAGKETEDVISAFEGTEYYPIIKNYDGTNLSDIENQLDKLYYAGLFAVAGGSKSKDRKLFAKFIRAGIDIKNLMILFRLKKAGITDPQMMNLMIEGGLEIGQKDIQRLMPLPFGEFIEELDKYSYWKEISDIVNPGMQSLIDVETRLKKYRLKSAASFSHVYPLSIVPIMDYMLTKQNEVNNLRIIVRGKEANLSDEIIREQLVI; this is encoded by the coding sequence ATGCGGCTGTTGCAGAAATTTAAGCGTGGTTCCAGTTCAGATGCAAAAGGCCATACCAACTACGCATACACGGTATCACGTGTTCGTGCAATGAAGAGTAAGCTCTTGCCAAAAGAGACCTACCCGAGACTCATGAACATGAGTATCGATGAGATCACCAGGTTCATAGGCGAGTCCGGGTACAAGGAGGATGTCGATGAACTGGCAATGAAGTATGACGGTGTGGACCTTATTGAACACGCACTGAACAGGAATCTGTCTGTTACCTTTAGGAAACTCCTGAACATCTCCGAAGGGGAGGTAAACTTCCTTATTGCGGAATACCTCAAGGAATACGATATCTGGAACGTCAAGACTATACTCCGAGGCAAATACTGCAGGGCTTCAACTGAAGAGATTCTGGAGGCTCTCGTTGCCGGAGGCACTCTTACCTACACTTTCCTCTCAGGCCTGGCCGGAAAGGAAACGGAAGATGTCATATCTGCATTTGAGGGTACCGAATATTATCCTATAATCAAGAACTATGACGGTACCAACCTTTCGGATATAGAGAATCAGCTCGATAAGTTGTACTATGCAGGACTCTTTGCAGTAGCAGGCGGTTCTAAATCCAAAGACCGCAAACTGTTTGCCAAGTTCATCAGGGCAGGCATTGACATAAAGAACCTAATGATCCTTTTCCGCCTGAAGAAGGCCGGGATCACCGACCCCCAGATGATGAATCTGATGATCGAGGGAGGTCTTGAGATCGGGCAGAAGGATATACAGAGGTTGATGCCACTACCCTTTGGAGAGTTCATCGAGGAACTTGACAAGTACTCATACTGGAAGGAAATATCCGACATAGTGAACCCGGGTATGCAATCACTGATCGATGTTGAGACACGCCTCAAGAAATACAGGCTTAAATCTGCAGCAAGCTTCTCACATGTTTATCCACTCTCAATAGTACCAATCATGGACTACATGCTAACCAAGCAGAATGAGGTAAACAACCTGCGGATAATAGTACGTGGCAAAGAGGCCAACCTCAGTGATGAAATTATCAGGGAACAGTTGGTGATCTGA
- a CDS encoding V-type ATP synthase subunit E: MGLEIVVKDIMDAAQAEVARLNREADAEASLILNDARQNAKKIVGERLAKAEDDIRKMRQQETSSANLEVKRTLLNARKELLEDVYARAEKSIAAFSQEKNRELLKSIIEKNEASGKRIYSNAASEKLVRELTSLEYAGNIDCLGGVVIENEDGTVRLDYTYDVILRSVSEQLLKQTSDILFG; encoded by the coding sequence ATGGGACTTGAAATTGTTGTTAAAGATATCATGGATGCTGCGCAGGCGGAAGTAGCCAGATTGAATCGCGAGGCTGATGCAGAGGCTTCACTGATACTTAATGATGCCAGGCAGAATGCGAAAAAGATCGTAGGTGAACGTCTTGCAAAGGCAGAGGATGATATCCGTAAAATGAGACAGCAAGAGACCTCCAGCGCGAATCTTGAAGTAAAGCGCACACTGCTCAATGCACGTAAGGAATTGCTAGAAGATGTATATGCCAGGGCTGAAAAATCCATAGCCGCATTTTCTCAAGAAAAGAATAGAGAGCTTCTGAAATCCATAATTGAGAAAAACGAAGCCAGCGGTAAAAGGATATACTCCAATGCAGCTTCAGAGAAACTTGTCAGGGAACTGACCTCTCTTGAGTATGCTGGTAACATCGACTGTCTCGGTGGAGTTGTCATCGAGAATGAAGATGGGACTGTAAGGCTGGATTATACCTACGATGTCATCCTTAGAAGTGTAAGCGAGCAGTTGTTGAAGCAAACATCTGATATTCTATTCGGGTGA
- a CDS encoding V-type ATP synthase subunit K has protein sequence MATEAVVTTMSPEGLKAIGAALAVGLTGLASAIAEKDIGTAAVGAMAENEALFGKGLILTVIPETIVIFGLVVALLSL, from the coding sequence ATGGCAACAGAAGCAGTAGTAACAACAATGAGCCCAGAGGGACTGAAAGCAATAGGAGCAGCACTTGCAGTAGGACTTACCGGTCTTGCATCCGCAATTGCAGAGAAGGACATCGGTACTGCAGCAGTAGGCGCAATGGCCGAGAATGAAGCTCTTTTCGGTAAGGGACTTATCCTGACTGTTATCCCAGAAACGATCGTTATCTTCGGCCTGGTAGTCGCACTATTGTCTCTATAA